In the Variovorax sp. S12S4 genome, one interval contains:
- a CDS encoding tyrosine-type recombinase/integrase, protein MGSVNTATCKVPWNKGKIVGQKAPFKLKDIWALRVRLQLEGRVRELALFNLGLDSKLRGCDLVSLKVRDVCHGEQVAPRATVMQHKTQRPVQFELTPGTREAVHAWIQRIGLRSDDFLFPSRMHGSPHLGTRQYALILGGWVRELGLDPAHYGTHSMRRTKATLIYRRTRNLRAVQLLLGDSKLESTVRYLGIEVDDALEISEQTEI, encoded by the coding sequence ATGGGATCAGTAAACACTGCAACCTGCAAAGTGCCCTGGAACAAGGGCAAGATCGTCGGCCAGAAGGCACCTTTCAAACTCAAGGACATTTGGGCGCTGCGGGTACGGCTGCAATTAGAGGGCCGTGTGCGCGAGCTGGCTCTCTTCAACTTGGGCCTGGACAGCAAGCTGCGCGGCTGCGATCTTGTCAGCCTGAAGGTCAGGGACGTCTGCCACGGAGAGCAGGTTGCACCACGGGCGACGGTGATGCAGCACAAGACCCAGCGTCCGGTGCAGTTTGAGCTCACGCCTGGAACCCGAGAGGCTGTGCATGCGTGGATCCAGCGCATCGGCCTGCGATCGGACGACTTCCTGTTCCCGAGCCGAATGCACGGCTCGCCGCACCTCGGCACCCGGCAGTACGCCCTCATTCTGGGTGGCTGGGTCAGAGAGCTTGGACTAGATCCTGCCCACTACGGAACTCACTCCATGCGGCGGACGAAGGCTACGCTGATCTACCGGCGGACGAGAAACCTTCGTGCGGTGCAGTTGCTGCTCGGCGATTCGAAGCTCGAGTCGACCGTCAGATATCTGGGCATCGAGGTGG
- a CDS encoding shikimate kinase, translating to MTGYAVFHNHLVVDAVAAVFPFGTEQFVRLREKMWLDMLREAAMAKRSLIFTFAPEPTVVEGFDRRVVESVRAAGGSTHFVQLTVPAAVQEERLTAPSRAAFGKLQSVDLLRELRTQFEASERLMPKAEVVIDTSALGPAEAARAIAETLGLPLLPTPH from the coding sequence ATGACCGGCTACGCCGTCTTCCACAACCACTTGGTGGTTGATGCCGTGGCAGCGGTGTTCCCTTTCGGAACCGAGCAGTTTGTGAGGCTGCGCGAAAAAATGTGGCTCGACATGTTGCGCGAGGCGGCAATGGCTAAGCGCTCTCTCATCTTCACGTTTGCGCCAGAGCCGACGGTCGTCGAAGGCTTCGACAGGCGGGTGGTGGAGAGCGTGAGGGCCGCCGGTGGCAGTACCCATTTTGTTCAACTGACCGTTCCTGCAGCCGTACAAGAGGAACGTCTTACGGCACCGAGCCGGGCTGCTTTTGGAAAGCTTCAGTCGGTGGACCTTCTGCGTGAATTGCGCACGCAGTTTGAAGCGTCCGAGCGGTTGATGCCGAAAGCGGAAGTAGTCATTGATACCTCCGCTCTCGGCCCTGCGGAGGCCGCGCGCGCGATTGCCGAAACATTGGGTTTGCCACTCCTGCCAACTCCTCACTAG
- a CDS encoding VOC family protein — MLKQPRFVIAVRDLARSADFYRDVLGFSIEWKEVSGWRLFRRDACTIMAGECPDTPAARELGEHSYMAYVEVDDVTGLHKDLAARGVQMVKALRTEPWGMREFGIETIDGHRMMFGEDVSGPD, encoded by the coding sequence ATGCTCAAACAACCTCGGTTCGTGATCGCAGTGCGCGACCTGGCCCGGTCCGCCGATTTCTACCGCGACGTCCTGGGGTTCTCGATCGAGTGGAAGGAAGTGTCCGGCTGGCGTCTGTTCAGACGCGACGCCTGCACCATCATGGCGGGAGAGTGCCCGGACACACCTGCCGCGCGGGAACTGGGCGAGCATTCATATATGGCCTACGTTGAGGTCGACGATGTCACTGGCTTGCACAAGGATCTGGCTGCGCGGGGTGTTCAGATGGTCAAGGCTCTTCGTACAGAGCCCTGGGGCATGCGAGAGTTTGGAATCGAGACCATTGACGGTCACCGCATGATGTTTGGAGAGGATGTTTCTGGCCCTGACTGA
- a CDS encoding DUF2185 domain-containing protein, which translates to MNASTAKNFRIKSEDLKPLVESVGWCVATDRIMVDGLPIGYMHRETPVAGGDSGWRFFAGDEDEAYMARDGNHGVYDLNTVANYDPAVIPHLGAAPGSRFDKADDGAYIPFD; encoded by the coding sequence ATGAATGCGAGCACAGCGAAGAACTTCAGGATCAAAAGTGAAGACCTCAAGCCGCTTGTGGAGTCGGTCGGCTGGTGCGTGGCGACGGACCGAATCATGGTCGACGGGCTCCCCATCGGATACATGCACCGGGAGACGCCTGTCGCGGGTGGCGACAGCGGCTGGCGCTTCTTCGCCGGCGACGAAGACGAGGCGTACATGGCGAGGGATGGCAACCACGGGGTTTACGACCTGAACACGGTTGCCAACTACGACCCAGCGGTGATCCCTCATCTGGGGGCTGCGCCGGGCAGCCGTTTTGACAAGGCTGACGACGGTGCCTACATCCCCTTCGATTAG
- a CDS encoding AAA family ATPase, protein MLIVLGGLPGTGKTAIARELVGRSPSVYLRIDSIEQALIKVSVLEEVGPAGYIVAYELARSNLALGMTVVVDCVNPLSITREAWRAVATSTSSGLLEVEIMCSDPTEHRRRVESRKADIPEHTLPTWEAVLRHEYEAWTTPRLVIDSALVSASEAANLILERLRSLAAGE, encoded by the coding sequence ATGCTGATTGTTCTCGGCGGGCTACCGGGCACCGGAAAAACCGCCATAGCGCGCGAGCTTGTTGGCCGTTCGCCCTCTGTCTATCTACGCATCGACTCCATTGAGCAAGCGCTCATAAAGGTGAGCGTTCTCGAGGAGGTTGGCCCAGCAGGCTACATCGTTGCCTACGAGCTTGCGAGGTCCAATCTCGCGCTTGGCATGACAGTAGTTGTCGATTGCGTCAATCCGCTCTCGATCACTCGCGAAGCGTGGCGGGCTGTGGCAACCAGCACATCCTCCGGCTTGCTCGAGGTTGAAATCATGTGCTCTGACCCAACCGAACACCGCAGGCGTGTGGAGAGCCGCAAAGCTGACATCCCGGAGCACACTCTGCCAACCTGGGAGGCGGTCCTTCGCCATGAATACGAGGCCTGGACCACACCCCGCCTGGTCATTGATTCGGCGCTCGTCAGCGCGAGCGAGGCTGCCAACTTGATTCTGGAGCGATTGCGAAGCCTGGCCGCAGGCGAGTGA